The Nocardioides sp. cx-173 genome segment ACGCCACCGGGAGCTACGGCTCCGGCGGCCTCGCGGCCGGCGCGCTGGCCGTGGCGAACGCCGTGGGCTCCCCCCTGGCCGGGGAGCTCGCCGACCGGGTCGGGCAGCGCTCCGTGGTGCTCGTGCAGTCGCTGCTGGGCTCCGCCGGTCTGGTGCTGCTCGTGGCTCTCACCCGCGCGGACGCCTCGGCCGGTGTGCTCACCCTCACGGCGGCGGCGGCCGGCCTGGTGCTGCCGCAGGTGGGACCCATGGCGCGGGTCCGGTGGCGGCCGATCACCCGGCACGAGACCGGGCGCCAGCAGCGGCTCATGGACGCGGCGTTCTCCTACGAGGGCGCCGCCGACGAGGCGTCGTTCATGTTCGGCCCCGCCCTCATCGGCCTCCTGGTCGCCGCCGTGTCGCCCTCCGCGGCGATGCTCGTGGCGGCGGGGCTGCTGGCCGTCTTCGGCTGTGCCTTCGCCGTCCACCCGACCGCGCGCCTGACCGGCCGGGCTGCCGGACCGCTGGTCGGCCACGGACCGCTGCTCAGCGTGGTCTTCGTCGGCCTGCTGGGCGCGCAGCTGTGCATCGGCCTGCTGTTCGGCTCGATCCAGACCGGCACCACCGCCCTCACCACCGACGCCGGCCAGCCGGGGCTGGCCGGCATCGTGCACGCGTGCCTCGGCGTCGGCAGCGTCCTGGCGGGACTGGCCACCGTCGCCCTCCCACCCTGGGTCGGGCACGAGCGCCGGGTGCTGATGTCCGCCGCCCTGCTGCTTCCCCTCGCGATCCCGCTGCTCTGGGTCGGCTCCGTCACGGCGCTGGTCGTCGTCGTCCTGCTGCTCGGCTTCGGCGTGGCGCCGTACATGATCGGGGTCTTCAGCATCGGCGAGCGCGCGGTGCCGCCGGCGCGCGTCGGCCTGGCGATGACGCTGCTCGCCGGGGCGACCGGGATCGGGTACGCCGTCGGGTCGACCCTGGCGGGGCGCCTGGCCGACGCCGAGGGCCACACCGCGGCGTTCGCCGTGACGGTCGGCGCCACCGCCGTCGCGCTGCTGATCGCCGCGGCCGGTCAGCGTCCGGCGCACCGGATGCTGACCGCACGCGCTCAGGAGACTCAGGCGAGCGCGGCCTCGCCGGTCTGAACCCGCCACAGGGCGGCGTACGCGCCGTCGAGGGCCACCAGCTCGTCGTGGGTGCCGCTCTCGGCGATGCGGCCGGCGTCCATCACCCAGATGCGGTCGGCGTGACGCACCGTGGAGAGGCGGTGTGCCACCACGAGCGCCGTCCGCTGCGCGCCGACCTCGGCCAGCGAGCGCTGGATGGCCGCCTCGGTCTCGTTGTCCACGGCGCTCGTGGCCTCGTCGAGCACGAGCACGGCCGGGTCGCGCAGCAGCGCGCGCGCGAGCGCGAGGCGCTGTCGCTGGCCGCCCGAGAGGGTCACGCCGCGCTCGCCCACGGGGGTGTCCAGGCCGGCGGGCAGCGCATCGACCACGTCGAGGGCGGCCGCCTGCGCCGCCGCCCGGCGGATCTCCTCGCGTGAGGCGTGCGGGGCGCCGTAGGCGATGTTGTCGGCGATCGTCCCCGCGAACAGGAACACGTCCTGGGCGACGTAGCCCATCGAGCCGCGCAGCGAGTCCCAGTCGAGCTCGCGCATGTCCTGCCCGTCGAGCAGCACGGCGCCGGCACGCGGGTCGTCGAAGCGCAGCACCAGGCGCAGCAGCGTCGACTTCCCCGCTCCGGTCGGCCCCACCACGGCGTGGGTCTCCCCCGCCGGGACCACCAGGTCGATGCCGTGCAGGACGTCGGGGCCGTCGGCGTAGCCGGCCCGCACGCCGCGCAGCTCGATGCGTCCCGACACCGGCCGGGCCAGGACGGTGCTGCCCGCGGGGACCGTCACGGGGACGGCGAGCAGGGCCAGGATCCGGCCGGCCGAGGCCCGCCCGCGCTGGTAGAGGTCGAGGACGGTGGCGACCTCGGTCAGGGGCCACAGCAGCCGCTGGGTCATGAAGACCAGGACCGAGTAGAGCCCCACCTGCAGGTCGCCGCGCAGGGTGGCCCAGCCACCGAGGAGCAGGGTGCAGGTGAAGCCCGCGAGGATCGCCACCCGCACGAGCGGCACGAAGGCGGCCGAGGAGCGGATGGCGCGTTCGTTGGCGTCGCGGTAGGCGGCCGAGACGGCGGTGATCCGGTCGCGCTCGCGATCCTCGGCGGTGAAGGCCTTGATCGTGGCGATGCCGCCGAGGTTGGCCGACAGCGCGGCCGACAGGTCCGACACGGTCTCGCGCACGCGGTCGTAGAGCGGCTCCAGGCGGCGTTGGAAGACCAGCGAGCCGACGACGATGGCGGGGATGGGCAGGAACGCCAGCACCAGCAGGGTCCATGACGACGCGGCGAACACCGCGCCCACCAGGAGCACGTTGAGCACGGTCTGCAGGATGGCGGGCGCACCGACGTCGAGGAACCGCTCCAGCTGGTTGACGTCGTCGTTGAGCGTGGCCAGCGTCGAGCCGGCCGGCCGGGCCTCGTGCCAGCCGAGGTCGAGGTGCTGGGCGTGGTCGTAGGCCTCGACCCTCAGGTCGTGCTCGACGCCCTGCGCGAGCCCGCGCCACAGCACGTTGGCGACGTACTCGGTGACGGACTCGACGATCCAGATGACGGCGTTGATCGCGGCCAGCCAGGCGAGCTGCGCGTAGCGCGACTCCACCCCCAACAGCTCGCCGGCGAGCGAGTCGGACCCGCGGACCACGACGTCGACGGCCGCGCCGATGAGCAGCTCGGGGACGACGTCGGCGACCTTGTTGACCGCCGACATGGCGACCGCCCAGGCGAAGCGGGCGCGATAGCGACGGTAGCGGCGCCACAGCTCACGCAGTGGGGCGGCGGGCAGGGCGGTCTCCACCCGGTAAGGCTAGCCTTACCGCGGGACTGGTCGGTCAGTGGCAGACCACGGCGAGACAGACCCGGGGCAGCAGGACCCGGCCGTGGTGGGCGGCGTCGAAGTGCTGGCTGTCGCCGGTGCCGTAGGTCCAGCGCAGCCCGTGCGAGCGCATGAGCCGGACGACGGGGTGGCCCCCGGAGCGCCAGGCCACCAGCGGGTGCGAGCGCGACTGCCACCAGGTGTTGGGCACCAGGCCGGTCGCCGAGCGGTAGGGGTTCTCCCAGGTGTTGACGTCCAGGGAGCGGCCGTAGGAGTGCGGCGAGCGCACGCCGGGCCGGTTGACGACGTGGCGGCAGTTGAACGCCGAGGTGTTGCCGGCCGCCATCGACTTGTAGTCGTTGCCGCCCTGCAGGCGGCGGGAGTAGCCGAAGCGGTCGATGCGGTACATCGCTCGGATCGGGAACCCGCGCCGGTACATCTGCGCAAGAGCGCCGCCGATCTTTCCGGCGGCGTCCGCGGCGGTCACGACCTCGCCGCGCCGGCGGTAGCCCTCGTAGTCCCAGTAGTTGACCCGCACGAGGCGCAGGCCGTCGCGGCCCACGGGACAGCCGCGGTGCCAGCTCACGCCGACCATTTGGCGCCACACCGCGTCCGGGATGCGGCCGACCGTCACGTTCGCGCCCTCGCCGACGGCGCGGGGCTGCGGCGGCAGGGTGATCCGCGGACGAGGTGCGCCCTTCGGCAGGGCGACCGGGGGCCGCGGCGGCACGTTGTCGATCACCAGCACCGGGCTCCGGTCGCCGTAGACCCACTCGACCCCCTGGGCCCGCACCCGGTAGCGGGTGTCGACGCGCGGGCCGACCCGGGCCTGGGTGCGCCCGTCGGCGCGGGTGCGCAGCGTCGCCACCCGTCGCCAGCCGCCGCCGGCCACGCGCTGCTGCAGGTGGACGGTCCCGGCGACGGGCGCCCCGGAGCGCGTGCGCCACCGCACCGTGAGCGCCACCGACCTCTCGTCGACCACGCGCCCCGGCCCCGAGAGGGTCACGACGCTCTCGCGGCGCCGCAGAGGAGCCAGCACGTCCGCGGACACCGCCGCGGCGTACGTCGCGTCGCCGGCGTACGTCGCCCGCCACACGTTGTCCTCGCCCACCCGGCTCAGCTCCTGGCTCAGCGCGGCGCTGCCGTCGTCGCCGGTGGTGACCGTGCCCGCGGCCTGCCAGGCGCCGGAGACCCGGCGCTCGACGACCACCTGCACGCCCGGCAGCGGGGT includes the following:
- a CDS encoding M15 family metallopeptidase, coding for MSFGRWMVAVVSLMLVVTVAPAYAAASAPTELTLSAPGGYADDTTSVAVVLTHSGGTPLPGVQVVVERRVSGAWQAAGTVTTGDDGSAALSQELSRVGEDNVWRATYAGDATYAAAVSADVLAPLRRRESVVTLSGPGRVVDERSVALTVRWRTRSGAPVAGTVHLQQRVAGGGWRRVATLRTRADGRTQARVGPRVDTRYRVRAQGVEWVYGDRSPVLVIDNVPPRPPVALPKGAPRPRITLPPQPRAVGEGANVTVGRIPDAVWRQMVGVSWHRGCPVGRDGLRLVRVNYWDYEGYRRRGEVVTAADAAGKIGGALAQMYRRGFPIRAMYRIDRFGYSRRLQGGNDYKSMAAGNTSAFNCRHVVNRPGVRSPHSYGRSLDVNTWENPYRSATGLVPNTWWQSRSHPLVAWRSGGHPVVRLMRSHGLRWTYGTGDSQHFDAAHHGRVLLPRVCLAVVCH
- a CDS encoding ABC transporter ATP-binding protein, which translates into the protein METALPAAPLRELWRRYRRYRARFAWAVAMSAVNKVADVVPELLIGAAVDVVVRGSDSLAGELLGVESRYAQLAWLAAINAVIWIVESVTEYVANVLWRGLAQGVEHDLRVEAYDHAQHLDLGWHEARPAGSTLATLNDDVNQLERFLDVGAPAILQTVLNVLLVGAVFAASSWTLLVLAFLPIPAIVVGSLVFQRRLEPLYDRVRETVSDLSAALSANLGGIATIKAFTAEDRERDRITAVSAAYRDANERAIRSSAAFVPLVRVAILAGFTCTLLLGGWATLRGDLQVGLYSVLVFMTQRLLWPLTEVATVLDLYQRGRASAGRILALLAVPVTVPAGSTVLARPVSGRIELRGVRAGYADGPDVLHGIDLVVPAGETHAVVGPTGAGKSTLLRLVLRFDDPRAGAVLLDGQDMRELDWDSLRGSMGYVAQDVFLFAGTIADNIAYGAPHASREEIRRAAAQAAALDVVDALPAGLDTPVGERGVTLSGGQRQRLALARALLRDPAVLVLDEATSAVDNETEAAIQRSLAEVGAQRTALVVAHRLSTVRHADRIWVMDAGRIAESGTHDELVALDGAYAALWRVQTGEAALA
- a CDS encoding MFS transporter: MSPLASYRRLLHLAGPLYVLVAFLGRLPLSMSQIGTLLLVSDATGSYGSGGLAAGALAVANAVGSPLAGELADRVGQRSVVLVQSLLGSAGLVLLVALTRADASAGVLTLTAAAAGLVLPQVGPMARVRWRPITRHETGRQQRLMDAAFSYEGAADEASFMFGPALIGLLVAAVSPSAAMLVAAGLLAVFGCAFAVHPTARLTGRAAGPLVGHGPLLSVVFVGLLGAQLCIGLLFGSIQTGTTALTTDAGQPGLAGIVHACLGVGSVLAGLATVALPPWVGHERRVLMSAALLLPLAIPLLWVGSVTALVVVVLLLGFGVAPYMIGVFSIGERAVPPARVGLAMTLLAGATGIGYAVGSTLAGRLADAEGHTAAFAVTVGATAVALLIAAAGQRPAHRMLTARAQETQASAASPV